A region of the Vanrija pseudolonga chromosome 2, complete sequence genome:
CACCTCGGACGGCCGGAGCCAGAGCatcgtcgaccccgccacgGGGAAGAAGAAGCGGATCAGCCTGAGCTGCGCCCAGTGTGAGTCCACGTCGTGGATGCCGCGGATGGATGGATCGGTCCCGGGGTCGCGTGTTTACCGATGCTGACCACGCCGCTCTTTTTAGGCGCCAAGCGAAAGCAAAAGGTCGGTGCTCTTTCCTAGCGCTTGTGGCGTCATCACACTCACACTCCATCTGCAGTGCAACCGCGAATACCCATGCCAACACTGTACGTACTACGATGCTTGAACGCTCTACTTGTTGCTGGTGATTTTTCTGACACATCTCGCGTAGGCCTCGGTGAGCCAATACCCATGCGATATCACGGAACAAACTCCCTTGCTGACCCCTTGAAGCCCGCAAGGTCCCTGAGCTATGTGTTCGTACCCGGCCCTCCTGCCCCCATGGGAGACACGGGATAATATGACTGACCACATGGGTTGTGCACAGGTTCCATACACGCCAGCGCCCACGAATACAGGAGCGGGTGGACTTGACCAAGCTGCCACTGAGAGGATAGAGCGGATGGAGAACGTTCTGTCCGTGATGGTGCGCCATAACCCAGGCATTGGCGGGTAtgacgccgtgcgcgagtGGCTGTCGTGTACGTTTACACGCAGGTGGTGTAGTGGCGGTTCCATTCTGACTTGCACGACTCACAGCCACGGCCTTCCAACGATTCGTGGCGACTGCTCCCTCGACACCAGGTTCGCCATCCAACTTGATCCCGCACCAACTCCACAATCCGCCACTGCCACCCGCATCGCATGCGCCGCGGGTAAAGCATGCGGATGGTCTCAACCTGTCTACTGATGAGATCGAACGCATGGACAAGGGCGCATCATCGGAAGAAGGCGACCGTGTGGGGAAGGGATGGCTGGGGCAGCTGGAAGGGTACGTGGCGCATGATCTTGGTCGCGAAGGGTGTCAGCTGACATGTTTGTGTCATACAGTGGAGTGCCCGAAAGCGTAAGCAGATGCTCTGGCGCGTTACCGAGCAAATTCTGACGCCCCACAGATGCGTACGGACGGAGACATCAACATGCAGCTCGATGTCCACGGGACACCAGCAGAGAACCTCCAGCGCCTCATCACCGACTGTGGAGTCAGCCCGCACAAGGTTAGTTTTTTGTCGTCTTCTTCGGGGTTCTTCGGGCGCATTGCACAGACGCTTACGGCATGTGATAGGTCCAGGAACTCATCCAAGAACTGCCACCAAAGCCGTTTGCTGACCGGGTTATTGACTGGTTCTTCCGCCACCTCAACCAGGTGCGGTATCCAATCGACGAAAGACTGTTCCGGACATGTAGGTCGAGGCGCATGGCAAGAGAGTCAGAACTAACAGTGCCCTCAGCCTACGAGGACTTGTACAACAAGACAACGGCGGTTGACCCTGCCAATGTTCGAGCACTGCCACTTGTGTTCATTGTTCTTGCCATGGCGGTCCGTCTAGCGCCAGACCAGTGGGCAGGCGATGACCACACACGCAAGATCTCGAGTCTACGAATGTACTGGAGCTGTGCGTTAAGATTTGGAGTGTAAACCGAGCTAACGCCACCAGCTCGCCGAAGTATTTTGATAGCGACAGCCATTCAGTCCGAGTCCCTCGAACTCGTCGTGACTCGTCTCCTGGTGAGTAGCACGCCAAGGCAGGCATCCTGACAACCAGAGCGCAATGTACCTCGTCTTAATTCATGACCGCCGCCTCACCGAGTGCTGgtcccagctcggcgcgtcgctccGGACAGCCCAAGCCATCGGCCTGCATCGCGATGGGTCAAAGCTTGGTCTCGAGTGAGTTAACATGCTACTTCCATTGAATTTTGCCCACTTACCCTCACCAGTCCATTCCAGACAGAGTACAGGCGGCGACTGTGGAGCCACCTCTACCACGCCGATCGCTTGTATAGTTTGATACTtggccgcccgcccagcatTTCAGACAGCTATACCGATTCTTTGTAGGTTTGGCCGTTTTTAAGGTAACCTAACCACCAGGCCACCATCAAACGTCGAACTGAGCGACTATGATCTCACGaaccccacctccccccttCCAGTATCCAAGCCCCTTTCAGAGCCAACAACTGCCACCTTCCTCATTCTGCGCCGCCACCTCTCGCAGATCATTGGCCGGATTGTTCACCACTTCCAGAAGCTCAACGAGCCAGCACAGTACTCCGACGTGCAGCGGCTACAGGAGGAGCTGGATGGGTTCAACAACAAGTTGCCTCCGCACTTCAGGATGCGGGATCCGGACAAGAGTCTTGACAAGCGTGCGTGTGGCAgtcgccttgtcctcgtGAGCTAACATGCCTCAGAATTCTACTGGCTGCCCGTGCACCGCTTCATGCTCCTGACTGAGGTGCTGGTAACAACAATTATTCTTCACGTAAGTCAACTGTCCCTTCGCTGTCTTCCGAGCTGATCTGGCAGCGTCCTTGGCTCCTGCGGCGACTGTCGAGCAACCGGTACCAAGCCTCCCGCACGGCCTGTTTCGAgtcggccaagctcgacttCCAGATCCGCCAAGACTTCCAGCGCGAAGTGCCAAACTACTGGCTGTACTCTGTTGCCGGACAGTTCAAGATGTTCAACAGCGCAATGATCGCTGGCATCAGCGCAATTATCGACCCTCGTGGATCCGATGCCGACTTTATGCGGCGTATCCTCACTACGTTCCTGGAGCAACACCCATGGAGCGAGGTCTCCCAGCTGGACGAGACGACCCGCAAGGAGGTGCAGATTATCCACACGCtgtctcggcgagcggcccAGATCTACGAGGACACCATGGCGCCTGGCGAGCTCAACGCGCAGGACAAGGACAGTGTGGCGCTACTCCTCGCCTTGAGACAGCAGGGCGAGAACTACGCCAACAGCTTCTCCGCCGaagccgcggcggcggcgagcaccgcACCGACCCCTCGTCCAGCCACAGCCACGGGCACAGCGACGCCACGTGCGCCACCTGTCGCATCGTGGGCACGGTACATGAACCCGCACCATGCCGGGCTGAGCGGCTTCATGCCGGGCGTACAGCCGAGCCCGGCCAGTTCCGCCGAGCACGAAGAGGACCACAGCCAGCGTCTGCTTGACAACTGGCTGAGCAACAACGCGACACTGAGTGTTGGCAttggcagcggcgcagccAACCTCGATACTGGGCTCGGCTACGCCCCAGGCAGCAGCTACAACTTTGGCATGGGTGCGCAGAcacccgccggcgcgcagatGACGCCGGGCGGTTTtggcccgcccccgccaacACCAGGCTTCGCGTCGACGCCCAACCTCTCCAGCCTGGGCTTCatgggctggggcggcgtgggcggcacGCCCACCGACGACCCGATGAGCACGTCGTCCACGACGCTGGATACGAGCGTCATCTTCCCGCCATCAGCAGGGCTGGACGGCTCGGTCCTCGGCGTAGCCAACCTCAccagtggcggcgacgcgacccaggagagcagcgacgagtACTGGGACAAGCTGATCGACAACCTCATCATGGTTGAGCGGCAGtaggggggaggaggaggggggacGAGGTCGTGAGGGCGAGCATTGTGGCACCAAAGGCGTTGGGCCATGCAGCATTGAGTAGAAGTCACGGACAGGCAAGAGGGATAGACTGAAGTAGAAGTTACAAAGTTCATGTACAACATATTCTTGCGCCACACTGCCGCCGTACACAGTATACACGTGCATATGCTATCATGATGGGCGTACAAATGACGGTTCGTTTATTGTTCGTGTTTGTGTGATCGTGTGGGGCGTAAAGTACATACAGGTCGTGTGTTTGCGTGCGTGTTATTGTCCTATTCCGAGGTGGGTGACTCCACGAgctcaatctcctcgccttcgggcgacgcgacgatGGCGTCGGTGATGTGTGCGTCCTCGATGGGCGACTCGCACTCGAGTGGCGAGTCGACCTGGAccggcgacgcggccatCTCGACGGGCGAGCCAACAAAGTCGCCTTCGATGGGGGAGCCCATCGTGCTTGGCTCGTCGGAGAATACGGGGCGGCCGGCACCTGTGTCGATCGGGGGCAGGCCCGAGAACGCGCGATTCGACGGCAAGCCGGGCTCAAAGTCGACCTTGGGGCTGCCGCTGACGTCAGGCGTGGTCGCTCCTGTTGTGACAGAAACGGCGTACGAGTCCATAGATCCAGAGGTACCTGACATGTCGCTGGGGATCGGGAGCTGGGTAGAGGTTGACAAGGCACGCTGTTGGGAGCTCATGCTTTGCAGGCGGCGCATCTTGTTGACTGCGCGGACCACAGTGAAAAGAGACCGGAGCGACGTGATGGCCTTCTTGATTTCTTCGGTAGTAGGCTCCacgacctccttgccccAGTAGTACAGGTtttcctcgacgtcgaccagAGGGCTCTCGCCAAAGTTGGTGACCCAGGGGTTGGCACGAATGTCTGGGATCGTAAAGCGCTTGCTGGGATCCTTGGTGAGCATACCAGTGACGAGGTCCTTGAGTTCCGGTGGCCACTCGTCGTTGATCAGGGGTCTGGGGAGGTCAGCAATGTCGAGGCAGCTGTCTGCTCACTCTTCCGTAGTGACGCGTGTGTAGAGCTCGGCAGGGTGGGCCGTGTTCCAGGGCAGTGTGCCAGTGAGCATGCAGTAGAGGGTGACGCCTAGAGCCCAAATGTCGACAGGGCGGCCATGAACGGCGGTGGACGTGCTGGCTGTAAAGGCCTCGGGGCTGAGGAACGCAGGGCTGCCGCCCTGTGTCCTGATGCGGTCGTCGTTGGTCTTTGCTTCGAACATTTCCGACACTCCAAAGTCTGCGAGCTTGACAAGGTCCCTGTCCTTTGAGAAGAGGATATTCTCAGGCTTGATGTCACGGTGGGTCACGCCATTGTGGTGGAGGTACTCTAGCGACAAGACGAGCTGGCGGAAGTACTCGCGCGTCTGATCGATGGGGAAGGCTGGCTTGGCGTCGGTCGAGTCTGCGCCGGGCTCGATGTTCATGAGGACTCCACCGGCGCCGTACTCGAGGACCAGGAAGAGTGAGTCCGAGCTTGGAACCGAGATGGACTCGTAGAGCTTGATGAGCTAGGTGGCGTCAGTTTCCCTGCAACGTGCGCAGCCAACCTACATTTGGGTGGTCGAGCTTCATCATGACTGCAATCTCACGACGAATGAGTGCGAGCGGGTCATTCGCCAGAGCCTCCTCGTCAATGGTGGTGGAGCGTGACAGGGGTGGACGCGTTGTGGGGGCCTCCGGGGCatccgccgtcgccgcagtCACACcggggcgagcgggccgtcTCCTCCTCTCACGCTGCTGTTTCATCTGTCGCTCGTGGAGCATCTTGTTCTGCAGGCGGGACTTTGAGAACTCCTTTACGGCCTGTGACAAGGGTCAGCGGGGCGTCGCGGTGTCGAGCGGGACGACTCACGTATTCCTCTCCCGTGCCAACATCGAGACTCGAGTAGACAGTAGCAAATGCACCCTTGCCCAACGTGCGTCCAATCTTGTACTGGTTGACCATGCGTGCGCCATCGAGCGTGTTGCGCTGCGAGCCGGCCGTCGTCTCGCGGACGCGGTGGGTCGAGTtctggcgcgacgagcggagTACGTTGCGGTAgtctggcgacgagggcgagggcgcgcgctTTGGGGCCTCGAAGAGGTGGGGGCTTGAGCTGGCTAGGTGGGACGGTGAGACGGAGGCAACcgacggagacgacgagggaaGCGACGTGCCGAGCATGCTTGGCGGTGAGTTGACGAGGGACAGGTCGTCACCACTACCCTTTACCGTGTGCTGGCtgctcatcgacgacgcgggaATGGGTGTGGAATGCCCGCGGACAGGTTTGGAGTAAGGGTGAAGCGGGCGCcggtcggcagcggcggcggcggcagctggctCTTCCCACTCCTCTTCTGGCGAGTCGTACTGGAGCTCCTCTGGCTCCTCTTCAATGGTGGGAGTGGTGATGGACGAGGGACTGACGAGGATAGACGCGAGCCCCGAGCCTGGTGCAGCGTccaccggcgtcggcggctgcagtgtcatgacggcggcgtctggagccagcaggtcggcgcgtggtggtgcACCACCTGGTGTTCCCGCTGCGCCCTGCTCGTTTGGTGTGGGCATTGCGGATCACAcagtgatggtggtggcggcggggtgtgGAT
Encoded here:
- the cmkC gene encoding Calcium/calmodulin-dependent protein kinase kinase cmkC — translated: MPTPNEQGAAGTPGGAPPRADLLAPDAAVMTLQPPTPVDAAPGSGLASILVSPSSITTPTIEEEPEELQYDSPEEEWEEPAAAAAAADRRPLHPYSKPVRGHSTPIPASSMSSQHTVKGSGDDLSLVNSPPSMLGTSLPSSSPSVASVSPSHLASSSPHLFEAPKRAPSPSSPDYRNVLRSSRQNSTHRVRETTAGSQRNTLDGARMVNQYKIGRTLGKGAFATVYSSLDVGTGEEYAVKEFSKSRLQNKMLHERQMKQQRERRRRPARPGVTAATADAPEAPTTRPPLSRSTTIDEEALANDPLALIRREIAVMMKLDHPNLIKLYESISVPSSDSLFLVLEYGAGGVLMNIEPGADSTDAKPAFPIDQTREYFRQLVLSLEYLHHNGVTHRDIKPENILFSKDRDLVKLADFGVSEMFEAKTNDDRIRTQGGSPAFLSPEAFTASTSTAVHGRPVDIWALGVTLYCMLTGTLPWNTAHPAELYTRVTTEEPLINDEWPPELKDLVTGMLTKDPSKRFTIPDIRANPWVTNFGESPLVDVEENLYYWGKEVVEPTTEEIKKAITSLRSLFTVVRAVNKMRRLQSMSSQQRALSTSTQLPIPSDMSGTSGSMDSYAVSVTTGATTPDVSGSPKVDFEPGLPSNRAFSGLPPIDTGAGRPVFSDEPSTMGSPIEGDFVGSPVEMAASPVQVDSPLECESPIEDAHITDAIVASPEGEEIELVESPTSE